A region of the Candidatus Zixiibacteriota bacterium genome:
GCGTGTCGGACGCGACGGGAAACAGGTTTCCGTTTACGAATAAAACGACCGGCGCGGTTTTATCCGCGATCAAAAAGCATAAACACACTGTCTCTTAAGAGGCAGTGTGTTTTTTTATGCGCCGTTGAACCGAAAAGATGAAAATGGTTTCCCGCTTTCGGGGGAAAGACGTTCCCCGGGGTGTGATGCTGCAGGGGCAGACCGGGAGGTCTGCCGCCCACGAAATCCAGGACTGGGTGAGCCACCGATGCGCCGCACATCCCACCCGTGGACGGGTGGGCCACCGACCGCCTTTCGCAGGAAAGACGTTTTGCGGGGTGCACTGCTGCTGGGGCAGACCAGGAGGTCTGCCGCCCACGAAAACCAGGATTGGGTGAGCCACCGATGCGCCGCACATCCCACCCGTGGACGGGTGGGCCACCGACNNNNNNNNNNNNNNNNNNNNNNNNNNNNNNNNNNNNNNNNNNNNNNNNNNNNNNNNNNNNNNNNNNNNNNNNNNNNNNNNNNNNNNNNNNNNNNNNNNNNTGGGTGAGCCACCGATGCGCCGCACATCCCACCCGTGGACGGGTGGGCCACCGACGACTTTTTCAACACTTCCTTTCGCAGGAAAGACATTCCCCGGGGCGTGATGCGGCAGGGGCAGACCGGGAGGTCTGCCGCCCACGAAGCGGAAAAGACGTTTTGCGGGGTGCACTGCTGCTGGGGCAGACCGGGAGGTCTGCCGCCCACGAACATCCCACCCGTGGACGGGTGGGCCACCGACCGCCTTTCGCGGGAAAGACGTTTTGAGGGGTGCACTGCTGCAGGGGCAGACCGGGAGGTCTGCCGCCCACGAAACCCAGGACTGGGTGAGCCACCGGCGAATGAACGAACGCGTAAACCTTCATCAAAAAACCAAATGTGGTTGCCTTGTGCGTTTGAGTCTTTATATTCCGACCCGTACCTATGAACAGACTGCTCAATAACCTCAACGAAGCGCAGCTTCAGGCCGTAACCACGACCGAAGGCCCTCTCCTGGTAGTAGCGGGCGCCGGTTCGGGTAAAACCCGCGTCCTGACCCGACGCCTGGCATACATTTTAACCGAACGCAAAGCCGCCCCGCACGAGATTCTTGCCGTAACTTTCACCAACAAAGCCGCGGGTGAAATGAAACAGCGCGTGGCGGAACTGCTCGGGGGGGACATCCGCAGTCTTCAGGTATCGACTTTCCATTCCTTCTGTGCCCGGTTGCTGCGATCCGACGGACAACACCTCGGTTATGACTCGACCTTCACGATTTTCGATCAGGCCGATGCCCTGACCTTGCTGAAAAACTGCGTCAAGGAGTTGGGCTTCTCGACCACGCAGTTCAGCCCCAAAGCTCAACTGGGTAAAATCAGCCGGGCTAAAAATAAGCTGGTTCTGCCGAATGATTTCTCGACCAACTCCAACGGCTATTTCGAGAAGATCACGTCGCAGTTGTACGGCATGTACCAGTCCCGCCTGCGGCAGTGCAATGCGATGGATTTCGACGATCTCCTCGTTAACTCGGTGCTTCTGTTGAAAAATCACGAAGCGGTCGGGACGAAATACCGCGATCGTTTCAAATACATCCTGGTCGATGAATACCAGGACACCAACCATGTCCAGTATCTTCTGCTCAAGAATTTGGTCGGTCCGCACAAAAACATCTGCGTGGTCGGTGATGAAGACCAGTCGATTTACGGCTGGCGCGGGGCGGATATTCGCAACATCCTCGACTTCGAGCGGGATTTCCCCGGCGCCCGAACGATCAAATTGGAGCAGAACTACCGCTCGACAAAAACGATTCTGCGGGCAGCTTCATCGGTAATTAAAAACAACGAAGCGCGTAAAGACAAAACCCTTCGGACCGACAACGCCGACGGCGACAAAATCAGGCATTATCTGGTCGACAACGCCGAGGAAGAGGCAATCCGGATAGTCGATGTAATCGACAAGGAACGCGACAAGACACCGCTCAAGGAACAGGCTATTCTCTACCGTACGAACGCCCAGTCGCGACCTTTCGAAGAACAACTGCGGCGACGTTCGCTCCCCTATCAGATCGTCGGCGGGATAACCTTCTATGAACGCAAAGAAATCAAGGACCTGCTGGCCTATCTGAAGTTGATCGCAAATCCGCGGGACGAGGTTTCCTTCGGGCGAGTGATCAATTACCCCAAGCGCGGTCTCGGAGACAAATCACTCGAAGCGGTTCAGGAACGCGCCCGTGCGCATGACCTGTCTTACATGATGTATCTGCTTTCCGACAGTGCCGCGTCAGAACTGGGACGACTCTGGGGCAAGCTCGCGCCGTTCGTCAAACTGATCGAACAACAACTTACGAATAAAGACAAATTCCCGGTCGATCATATCATCCAGGACCTGGTCGAAGAACTGGGGATAATCGACCTGCTCAAAACCGAAGACGAGATTCAGGGACAGACGCGGGTGGAGAATGTCGAGGCCCTGATCGAAGGTATGAGCGACTGGTCGCGAGCCAATGAAGGGGCGACGCTGGAGGATTACCTGTCGGAGATTTCTTTGTTTACCGATCTCGATCAGTATTCGGAAATCGAGGACAAAGTCACGCTGATGACGATCCATTCCGCCAAGGGACTCGAATACGACACGGTTTACCTGGTCGGACTCGAAGAAGGCCTCTTCCCGCTCGAACGTTCGATTTCCGAACCGATGGCGCTGGAGGAAGAGCGGCGGCTGTTCTATGTCGGGGCAACGCGCGCCCGTCGGAGTCTGATGATTTCCACCGCCAGTTCCCGGTTCCGTTTCGGAGAAGTGGCCTCAACCGCTTCTCGATTCGTCGGGGAAATGGATCAATCGGTGCTCGATCGAAGAGATTTTCGTCGTCAAAGACGCTGGGAATACGAGACCTCACACCGAGCGCCTTCGCTGTTCGATAACTCGCACCGCTATCAGAGCAAAGCCAAGACCGAGGAACCGGTCGGGCTGCATTACGAATATGAAGGCCTGGAAGGGCTCCAGGTGGGGTGTGTCGTCCAGCATCCGACGTTCGGTCGCGGCCGGGTTACATCGATGGAGGGCTACGGCGAATCGCTCCGGCTGGAAATTATGTTCTCGGGAATCGGGATCAAAAAGATCATGGCCAAATACGCCCGTCTCAAGGTGATCGGATAACGGGACTGGTATCGGATTTATCGTGAACCGATTTACTCTCCGATTGTTTTAGTGGACAATTGTAGTGATTTGGGACGACCATGGAATGGTGTTTTTTCGGTAAAACATCATCCGACGGCGATTGATAAGCAAACTGCAGGGCTCGGTGAAAAGTGACTCCCCGGTGCCCGGCAGTTCTTTTGGAATAGAAGGATACGGATATGGACATTGTCCGGGCGATAACCGGAATGAATCCCGTTCTGCAAGCGCTCCTTGCGACAATTTTTACCTGGTTCATGACCGCTCTCGGAGCCGCCGGAGTATTTCTGCAGAAGGAGCCGAGTCGCCGGACACTCGACATGATGCTTGGCTTCGCGGCCGGTGTCATGATTGCCGCCTCTTATTGGTCGTTGCTGGCTCCGGCGATAGAAATGTCCGAGGGCGGCTCGCTACCGGCCTGGGTTCCGGCTACCTCCGGTTTTCTGCTCGGAGCGTTCAGCCTCCGCCTGGCGGATAAAGTCATTCCGCACATGCACCCCAAATTGCTGGGAGGCGGTAAAGATCATATTGAGGGTGTTAAAACCAGTTGGCATCGTTCGATTTTGCTGGTGGCCGCGATAACGCTGCACAACATCCCGGAAGGTCTCGCTGTGGGAGTAGCGTTTGGTGCGGTCGGAGCTGGTTTGGAGTCGGCCGATCTGGCCGGGGCGGTGGCGCTGGCGATCGGTATCGGCATCCAGAATTTTCCCGAGGGTCTTGCCGTCTCGGTGCCTTTGCGCCGTGAGGGAATCACTCGCATGAGAGCTTTCTGGTACGGGCAGTTGTCCGGAATCGTGGAACCGATGGCAGGCGTGTTGGGAGCGGCACTCGTTCTTATAGCCAAACCTATTCTCCCCTACGCTCTCGCTTACGCCGCTGGCGCGATGATTTTCGTGGTAGTCGAGGAGTTGGTGCCGGAGTCCCAGACCAGCGGCCATTCGCACGCTGCCACGATGGGAGCCATGATCGGCTTCGCGGTGATGATGACCCTGGACGTGGCGCTGGGGTAGGCGTACACCGAAACAACCGGGAACCGGGACCAATCGGGATTGTTTAAGCGTCTGAAAAAAGACTCGAGAGGATATGAATTGATTTCAAGACAAAAGAAAACAACCGGCGTATCGGGACAACGTCGCCGCAAACAAATAATAAAACAGATTCTGACAGAGCGAGATTTTTCCAAAATCGAAACCATAACGGCCGAAGACCCGAATGTGTTACGCGCTCTAGCCGGATTGCTTTTCGATAATGATCGGTTGGCCTGCTGGCAGGCAATCGAGGCGCTGGGCTTTGCTGCCTCGGTACAAGCCAAAACCGACTTGGAAAAAGTTCGCCGGTTGATCCGCAGCCAGTTCTGGCACATGAATGATGAATCCGGCAATATTGGCTGGTTTGCGGCCGAAGCGATCGGCGAAACGATTCACGCCGTCCCGGAGCTGGCCGATGAGTTCGGCGGGATGCTGCCGGCGTTTTTCATCGAAGAGCCGTTCGAGCAGGGCGCTCACTGGGCGGTGGCCCGGATTGCGGCAGTGCGACCGGACATCTACAAACCGATGATGCCGCTGATCACGAAATCGCTGGCGGCGGACGATCCGCATATACGGTTGTACACACTCTGGGTGCTGCGCGAGTTAGGCATCAAGTTCATCAAGGGAACGATTCGCGAGTTGGAGCCGGACGACGCTCCGGTCAGCTTCTACAGCTTCGAAACCGGGCAAATGGTCGACTCGACGGTCGGGGCCGAAGCCACGAAAATACTTACCAATTCCTGATTGCTAAATTTCTTTTCCCGACATACAAAAGCGGGAGCCCGGTGAGGCATCCCGCTTTTTTTGATATCGGTATGGTCTGCAAAGACTATTTCTTCGGGATTTTCCCCTTGGCCTTCAGCTCCGACTCCTTGGTCGCCATGACCACGTCGTTAACCTTCATGGTTTTCTCGCCGAACAGGGCAAAACGCAGCCAGCGGAAGCCGAACTTGAGCAGCTCGACGTCGTCTTCTTTGATCTTCTTCAGAACATCCTCTTCGACCACGAACTTTTTGAGGAAGGTACTCTCGAAAACGAACTCCCGGAATTTGTCGAGGTTGTAGGCAGCCGTGAAAAACATCTCGATCTTCTGCGGCGGAAAGGTGTTGCCGTGCTGCAGATACGGATGCAGGGTGAGGTCTTTCCACATTTCGCCGATCTCGTTGTAATCATGGATGCCCTGGCCATCGAGCCAGCCCTTGAGCGTCTGCTTTTTGGACTCGCCGAATCCCTTACAGATTTTCTCCTGAAGCAGGAAGTAAAATTCCTTCTGGAGGGGACCCTGGAGGTCGCCGGCGGGTGAGGCCAGACCGACCGGGTACATACGGCAGGCCCAGGGTCGGTCTTCATAGACGCCGCAACCCTTCTCGGTCACGAAATGGCAGCTCTTCTTTTCGTTTTCCTGCATTTTAAGGAGAACGACCGGAAAAGCGATGTTCTTATCGAACGGGATAATGGTGTACTTGGACAGAAATTCTTCCGAGGTGATCCCCAGCCTGTTCTTGAGCCTGAGGATGTCGTAGGGAGTCAGGAAGATGTTGACATCCGCACAGCACTGATTGAAACAGGCAACGCCGGGATGACAGGAGAACTGAAACTCAGTGTCCATCTCGAGGCGCGGGAATTCTTTGGGATCCTTGAGAATAGCTTCTTTGAGATTTTCTAATTCGCGCATGGTACTGATTTACTCCCAGACAATTCTGTCTTTGAGGGCCTCCGGCGACCAGACCGGCAAAGGTCCGCTCTGGCCCGTCTCCGGGTCATACCGATGGCGGTAAGAGACGTTCTGCTGGTACTGCTCTCTCATCCAGTCCCAGCCTTTCTTATAATAGGGGCATTCATCGTTGAAACAGACCAGGTGTGGATGCACGCCCCAGCCGGCCTCCACGGGCGGCTTCCATTTGAGCATCTTCTTGCCGCAGTATGGGCAAAGGGTTTTATCTTCGTTTTTATCCATGGTACGTTTATCACCTGTTAGTCGTTAACTCGTAGCCTTATACCGATATCGTTTATTTGCTGTCCCGTCAAATTAAAATCCTCCGGGCTTTGGCCCGGAGGATTTTATTATCAAACAAAAAGCACTTCCGCTTATTCGGTAATGCGAATGATGTCGCGTTTCATCATTTCCCATTCACCGTTGTCCGGATTCCAGCGGCAGTTGGCGAAGACTTCCCAGTCTTCCTTCATGCTCGGGCAATCCGTCCGGAAGTAGTAACCCGGCCAGCGGGTCTCTTCACGGAAGAGGATCGTGCGAATGTGAGCTTCGGCCTGCCACATACGATGGATGTTCTCATGGCAGCGCATCAGCTCGTGCAGGCTGGCAGCACCCAGCTTAACCGAATCTTCCTTAAGGAAGGTCAGGAGCTCGAGGCCCTTTTCCAACAGAACGTTGGAGGTCTTGAACTGACTGGACACACCACCGGCGTACTCATCCATCAACTTCTGCAGACGGAACATGAACTGCTTCGGACGGATGTAGTTCGGGTTGGTGTCGGGGTCGGTCGAGGCCTTCTGATTCTCAGCAAAGAGATCCAGCGGTTGCAGGATGGTCTTCTTGAGTTCTTCGACCTTGGCCATGTCGACCTTCGGCTCTTCGTTGTTCTCAACGACGTACTTACAGGCAGCCTTGGCGGCAATACGACCCTCGGTCAGTGAACCGGAGGAGAACTTGTGCGAGGAGGCACCGGAGGCGTCGCCGGCGGCGAACATACCCTTGACGGTAGTCATGTTGGTGTAACCCCAGAAGTAATCCTTCGGAGCGAGGTCTTCGGGACCCGAGACCCAGGCGCCGGAAGCACCGGAGTGGGAACCGATGAAGTACGGCTCACAGGCCGCGATCTCGGACGGCTTCTCTTCCGGAGCGGTGTTGGTGGCCGCCCAGAGAATAGCCTGCGAGATGGTCATATCGAGGAAGTCTTCCCAAGCTTCGTTCTCGAGTTCTTTCATTCTCTTCTTGAACTCTTTGGGATCATCCTTATGAGCGGCGGCGATGTTGGCAATGGCCTCTTCCGTACGCATGTAGATAGGACCCTTGCCGTCCATGACGTCAAGCATCATGAGCCAGTTACGGAGGTTGGCCGGAACCGGCTTCACCAGACCGTACGGCTGCCACTTCTGCAGTTCCTCGGCATTGGTCTGCATGTAGTTCTCACCCAGGCCGTTGGTGGCACGGGACTTGAACAGCAGGAACCAGGCGCCGACCGGACCGTAGGCATCCTTAAAGCGCACCGGGATGAAGCGGACTTCCTGACAGGTCATCTCAGCACCGGCCTTCAGGGTGAAATAGGCGGATGCGCCGGAGTTGAACGGCGGGTACCAGGAACGACCCAGACCTTCACCGGTCGAACGCGGCTTGAAGATGTGCACCGCGCCACCCATCATGACCAGCACGGCTTTCGCCTTGAAAACGTAGAACTTGTTCTCACGAACGGAGAAACCTACGGCGCCAACGCACTTGTTGCCGTCCATAAGAGGCTCGGTCAGGAAAACACGCTCGTAAATGTTGTCGGAACCGACGGCGTTCTTAGCAGCTTCGGCAACGATGATCTTGTAGGATTCACCGTTGATCATGAGCTGCCAGCGACCTTCGTGAACGTAATTGCCTTCGGCATCCTTCCAGATCGGCAGACCCCACTTCTCGAAGAGATGGACGGTACCGTCGACGTGGCGAGCGATCGAGGCAACCAGGTCTTCACGGGTGATACCCATCAGATCCTGGCGGACGTAGTCGATGTAATCCTTAATGGTGTTCTTTCCACCACAGACGTCGACATACTGGTTGATAGCGGACAGACCCATCGCAACCGCACCGGAGCGGTCCATGGCAGCCTTATCCACGACGGTGACCTTCAGGCCGTTTTTCTTGGCCCAATAGGCAGCTTCGACGGCAGCGCCGCAAGCGGCCATACCACCACCGGCTATAAGAACATCGGTGGAGACTTCGACAGTTTCAAAGTTCGGCATTTATCTCCTACCTTTCTTACTTAACGCCCGGCAGATTATCACACTTGGTACAAGTCGGCTCGCCCATCAGCAACTGATCTTTGAGATCATCCGGTGACG
Encoded here:
- a CDS encoding UvrD-helicase domain-containing protein, with translation MNRLLNNLNEAQLQAVTTTEGPLLVVAGAGSGKTRVLTRRLAYILTERKAAPHEILAVTFTNKAAGEMKQRVAELLGGDIRSLQVSTFHSFCARLLRSDGQHLGYDSTFTIFDQADALTLLKNCVKELGFSTTQFSPKAQLGKISRAKNKLVLPNDFSTNSNGYFEKITSQLYGMYQSRLRQCNAMDFDDLLVNSVLLLKNHEAVGTKYRDRFKYILVDEYQDTNHVQYLLLKNLVGPHKNICVVGDEDQSIYGWRGADIRNILDFERDFPGARTIKLEQNYRSTKTILRAASSVIKNNEARKDKTLRTDNADGDKIRHYLVDNAEEEAIRIVDVIDKERDKTPLKEQAILYRTNAQSRPFEEQLRRRSLPYQIVGGITFYERKEIKDLLAYLKLIANPRDEVSFGRVINYPKRGLGDKSLEAVQERARAHDLSYMMYLLSDSAASELGRLWGKLAPFVKLIEQQLTNKDKFPVDHIIQDLVEELGIIDLLKTEDEIQGQTRVENVEALIEGMSDWSRANEGATLEDYLSEISLFTDLDQYSEIEDKVTLMTIHSAKGLEYDTVYLVGLEEGLFPLERSISEPMALEEERRLFYVGATRARRSLMISTASSRFRFGEVASTASRFVGEMDQSVLDRRDFRRQRRWEYETSHRAPSLFDNSHRYQSKAKTEEPVGLHYEYEGLEGLQVGCVVQHPTFGRGRVTSMEGYGESLRLEIMFSGIGIKKIMAKYARLKVIG
- a CDS encoding ZIP family metal transporter, which produces MDIVRAITGMNPVLQALLATIFTWFMTALGAAGVFLQKEPSRRTLDMMLGFAAGVMIAASYWSLLAPAIEMSEGGSLPAWVPATSGFLLGAFSLRLADKVIPHMHPKLLGGGKDHIEGVKTSWHRSILLVAAITLHNIPEGLAVGVAFGAVGAGLESADLAGAVALAIGIGIQNFPEGLAVSVPLRREGITRMRAFWYGQLSGIVEPMAGVLGAALVLIAKPILPYALAYAAGAMIFVVVEELVPESQTSGHSHAATMGAMIGFAVMMTLDVALG
- a CDS encoding HEAT repeat domain-containing protein, with protein sequence MISRQKKTTGVSGQRRRKQIIKQILTERDFSKIETITAEDPNVLRALAGLLFDNDRLACWQAIEALGFAASVQAKTDLEKVRRLIRSQFWHMNDESGNIGWFAAEAIGETIHAVPELADEFGGMLPAFFIEEPFEQGAHWAVARIAAVRPDIYKPMMPLITKSLAADDPHIRLYTLWVLRELGIKFIKGTIRELEPDDAPVSFYSFETGQMVDSTVGAEATKILTNS
- a CDS encoding YkgJ family cysteine cluster protein; protein product: MRELENLKEAILKDPKEFPRLEMDTEFQFSCHPGVACFNQCCADVNIFLTPYDILRLKNRLGITSEEFLSKYTIIPFDKNIAFPVVLLKMQENEKKSCHFVTEKGCGVYEDRPWACRMYPVGLASPAGDLQGPLQKEFYFLLQEKICKGFGESKKQTLKGWLDGQGIHDYNEIGEMWKDLTLHPYLQHGNTFPPQKIEMFFTAAYNLDKFREFVFESTFLKKFVVEEDVLKKIKEDDVELLKFGFRWLRFALFGEKTMKVNDVVMATKESELKAKGKIPKK
- the aprA gene encoding adenylyl-sulfate reductase subunit alpha is translated as MPNFETVEVSTDVLIAGGGMAACGAAVEAAYWAKKNGLKVTVVDKAAMDRSGAVAMGLSAINQYVDVCGGKNTIKDYIDYVRQDLMGITREDLVASIARHVDGTVHLFEKWGLPIWKDAEGNYVHEGRWQLMINGESYKIIVAEAAKNAVGSDNIYERVFLTEPLMDGNKCVGAVGFSVRENKFYVFKAKAVLVMMGGAVHIFKPRSTGEGLGRSWYPPFNSGASAYFTLKAGAEMTCQEVRFIPVRFKDAYGPVGAWFLLFKSRATNGLGENYMQTNAEELQKWQPYGLVKPVPANLRNWLMMLDVMDGKGPIYMRTEEAIANIAAAHKDDPKEFKKRMKELENEAWEDFLDMTISQAILWAATNTAPEEKPSEIAACEPYFIGSHSGASGAWVSGPEDLAPKDYFWGYTNMTTVKGMFAAGDASGASSHKFSSGSLTEGRIAAKAACKYVVENNEEPKVDMAKVEELKKTILQPLDLFAENQKASTDPDTNPNYIRPKQFMFRLQKLMDEYAGGVSSQFKTSNVLLEKGLELLTFLKEDSVKLGAASLHELMRCHENIHRMWQAEAHIRTILFREETRWPGYYFRTDCPSMKEDWEVFANCRWNPDNGEWEMMKRDIIRITE